The Comamonas sp. GB3 AK4-5 genome includes a region encoding these proteins:
- a CDS encoding LysR family transcriptional regulator yields the protein MREQALFDKIDLHLIRILHTVLVERNVSRAAVRLGMSQPAVSTALRRLRELAGDPLLVRSGAAMQPTDAALHMVEPAAAILRAAEGLFTNARSFDPALATRSFRIAASDYLDPLFLPQLVAHLKARAPGCPVELMGLSHDVHYQTQLAQGEVDVVIGNWPAPPTELHQSSLFEDEVVCLVSQRHPAVRRGWSEADWLEAEHIAPMPTYPGARGVIDVELERQGLQRNITARCAHFSLMPDIVAGSLLVLTTGRQFCERFVSRLPLQILPCPVALPRLTYYQLWHARTHQSAAAAWLREAVKDVALVLTKK from the coding sequence ATGCGCGAGCAAGCCCTGTTTGACAAGATTGACCTGCACCTGATCCGCATCCTGCACACGGTGCTGGTGGAGCGCAATGTCTCGCGGGCAGCGGTGCGCCTGGGCATGTCGCAGCCGGCCGTCTCGACGGCGCTGCGCCGCTTGCGCGAGCTGGCGGGCGATCCGCTCTTGGTGCGCTCGGGCGCAGCCATGCAGCCCACGGACGCCGCCTTGCATATGGTGGAGCCGGCCGCCGCCATCTTGCGGGCGGCCGAGGGGCTGTTCACCAACGCCCGCAGTTTTGACCCGGCCCTGGCCACGCGCAGCTTTCGCATCGCCGCCAGCGACTATCTGGACCCGCTGTTCCTGCCCCAGCTGGTGGCCCACCTCAAGGCCCGCGCGCCGGGCTGCCCGGTGGAGCTCATGGGCCTGAGCCACGATGTGCACTACCAGACCCAGCTGGCCCAGGGCGAGGTGGATGTGGTGATCGGCAACTGGCCGGCACCGCCCACGGAGCTGCACCAAAGCTCCTTGTTTGAGGACGAGGTGGTCTGCCTGGTCAGCCAGCGCCATCCGGCCGTGCGCCGGGGCTGGAGCGAGGCCGACTGGCTGGAGGCCGAACATATCGCCCCCATGCCCACCTACCCGGGCGCGCGCGGCGTCATCGATGTGGAGCTGGAGCGCCAGGGCCTGCAGCGCAACATCACCGCGCGCTGCGCCCATTTCAGCCTGATGCCCGACATCGTGGCCGGCAGCCTGCTGGTGCTGACCACGGGCCGCCAGTTCTGCGAGCGCTTTGTGTCCCGGCTGCCGCTGCAGATCCTGCCCTGCCCCGTGGCCCTACCACGACTGACCTATTACCAACTGTGGCATGCGCGCACCCACCAGTCCGCAGCCGCAGCCTGGCTGCGCGAAGCGGTGAAAGACGTCGCTTTGGTGCTCACTAAAAAATAG
- the xdhA gene encoding xanthine dehydrogenase small subunit has protein sequence MSTPTIHFLRRGQPVTLHNVPPDRTLLEVLREDLHCSGTKEGCGEGDCGACTVVLGERVATAGQDPQLQLRAINSCIRLAHSVNGLALWTVEDLAHDPHIAHTAGHPLHPAQEALVQCHGSQCGFCTPGFVMSLFGMYENHSRHGEALTRTQAQEALSGNLCRCTGYRPILEAAQQMDQLPTAPLDQLTVLQKLEQLPRLQSHSEGDFSYKAPTDLQELLQFRAAHPQAQLVAGCTDVGLWVTKQHRRFAQVLDVSRVAQLRRIEQQDGALHLGAAATLTDAFAALEAHYPELHRFAARFAGLPVRNSGTLGGNVANGSPIGDSMPLLIALNAQVVLASVRGERSLPLEQLYTGYRQNVMAPDELLVRIHMPLHATQPTVSAQAHWQLLRAYKVSKRQDDDISAVCLVLRVAVQDGLVTEAAIGAGGVAATPVRATLAEDALRGQPWSAATVQAAAAALQAQFKPISDMRASGTYRRQLLASLMTRFWNESQGHPATTLEQITVEVQP, from the coding sequence ATGAGCACCCCCACCATCCACTTTCTGCGCAGGGGCCAGCCCGTCACCCTGCACAACGTCCCGCCCGACCGCACGCTGCTGGAAGTACTGCGCGAAGACCTGCACTGCAGCGGCACCAAGGAAGGTTGCGGCGAAGGTGACTGCGGCGCCTGCACCGTGGTGCTGGGCGAGCGCGTGGCCACAGCCGGGCAGGACCCGCAGTTGCAGCTGCGCGCCATCAACAGCTGCATACGCCTGGCGCACTCCGTGAATGGCCTGGCCCTGTGGACAGTGGAAGACCTGGCCCATGACCCCCACATTGCCCACACCGCCGGCCACCCGCTGCACCCCGCGCAAGAGGCCCTGGTGCAGTGCCACGGCTCGCAATGCGGCTTTTGCACCCCCGGTTTTGTGATGAGCCTGTTCGGCATGTATGAAAACCACAGCCGGCACGGTGAAGCCCTGACACGTACGCAGGCGCAGGAAGCGCTGTCCGGCAATCTGTGCCGCTGCACCGGCTACCGCCCCATTCTGGAGGCGGCCCAGCAGATGGACCAACTGCCCACCGCCCCGCTGGACCAGCTCACCGTTCTGCAAAAACTGGAGCAGCTACCGCGCTTGCAGAGCCATTCTGAAGGCGATTTCAGCTACAAAGCCCCTACCGACCTGCAGGAGCTGCTCCAGTTTCGCGCAGCCCATCCCCAGGCCCAGCTGGTGGCTGGCTGCACCGATGTGGGCCTGTGGGTCACCAAGCAGCACCGCCGTTTTGCCCAGGTGCTGGATGTCAGCCGCGTGGCCCAGCTGCGGCGCATCGAACAGCAAGATGGCGCACTGCACCTGGGCGCTGCCGCCACGCTGACGGATGCCTTTGCCGCCCTCGAAGCCCATTACCCCGAGCTGCACCGCTTTGCCGCCCGCTTTGCCGGCCTGCCCGTGCGCAACAGCGGCACCCTGGGTGGCAATGTGGCCAATGGCTCGCCCATCGGCGACTCCATGCCGCTGCTGATTGCGCTGAACGCCCAGGTGGTGCTGGCCAGTGTGCGCGGCGAACGCAGCCTGCCCCTTGAGCAGCTCTACACCGGCTACCGCCAGAATGTGATGGCGCCGGACGAGCTGCTGGTGCGCATCCACATGCCGCTGCATGCCACCCAGCCCACGGTCAGCGCCCAGGCCCACTGGCAGCTGCTGCGCGCCTACAAGGTGAGCAAGCGCCAGGACGATGACATCTCCGCCGTGTGCCTGGTGCTGCGCGTGGCCGTGCAAGACGGCCTGGTGACCGAGGCCGCGATAGGCGCCGGTGGCGTGGCTGCCACCCCGGTACGCGCCACCCTGGCCGAGGACGCGCTGCGCGGCCAGCCCTGGAGCGCAGCCACCGTGCAGGCCGCCGCTGCCGCGCTGCAGGCCCAGTTCAAGCCCATCTCCGATATGCGCGCCAGCGGCACCTACCGCCGCCAGCTGCTGGCCAGCCTGATGACGCGCTTCTGGAACGAGAGCCAGGGCCACCCCGCCACCACCCTGGAGCAGATCACCGTGGAGGTGCAGCCATGA
- the xdhB gene encoding xanthine dehydrogenase molybdopterin binding subunit has protein sequence MNTVHEAAVTATAPAVGQSAFHESAIAQVQGTAQYVDDIPEVRGTLYAAPILSRVAHGQLHGVDAGKALTQPGVRGVVLAADIPGDPILAAFGHDEPIFALDSVQYQGQVIGLVVADSVMAARRAARLVEADITPLPAILDVHQARKAESYVQPPVHVRRGDAAAALAAAPHRLQGSLEVGGQEHFYLEGQIAYALPMEQEQWWIYSSTQHPGEVQHWVAHALGIGNHAVTVQCRRMGGGFGGKETQSGHLAVWATLAARKFHAPVKLRLDRDDDFMVTGKRHPFAYAWDVGFDTTGRISGLALDMLANCGFSADLSGPVADRAVFHADNAYFLSDVAISSYRCKLNTQSHTAFRGFGGPQGVIVIEAIIGDIARSLGLDALAVRRRNYYDADPAAARDVTHYQMRVEDNILLPITQKLEQSARYQQRLAAIATWNADNHVIQRGIALTPVKFGISFTATLFNQAGALVHVYTDGTVQVNHGGTEMGQGLHTKVAQIVADELGVPLAQVKVTASDTSKVPNASATAASSGTDLNGRAAQYAARSVRDNLAAFVGGLDQCGAGAVDFAGGMVLTPKGQRAFADVVQAAYANRIQLWSDGFYRTPKIHYDKTTLTGRPFYYFAYGVACTEVVIDTLTGESKVLAIDVLYDAGRSINPAIDIGQVEGGFIQGMGWLTTEELVWNDQGLLTTHAPSTYKIPATGDVPEHFKVALYGEANREDNVGGSKAVGEPPFMLAVSVYEALRHAIASHHSKQGRTTAPVRLQAPATAEHVLHALQTP, from the coding sequence ATGAACACCGTGCATGAAGCCGCTGTGACGGCCACCGCCCCGGCCGTGGGCCAGTCCGCCTTCCACGAAAGCGCCATCGCCCAGGTACAGGGAACGGCCCAGTATGTGGACGACATCCCCGAAGTGCGCGGCACGCTGTATGCCGCGCCCATTCTCAGCCGCGTGGCCCATGGCCAGCTGCATGGCGTGGATGCAGGCAAGGCCCTGACCCAACCCGGCGTGCGCGGCGTGGTGCTGGCGGCCGACATTCCCGGCGACCCCATACTGGCCGCCTTCGGCCATGACGAACCCATTTTTGCCTTGGACAGCGTGCAATACCAGGGCCAGGTCATAGGCTTGGTGGTGGCCGACAGCGTGATGGCCGCCCGGCGCGCCGCACGCCTGGTGGAGGCGGACATCACGCCCCTGCCCGCCATTCTCGATGTGCACCAGGCCCGCAAGGCCGAAAGCTATGTGCAACCCCCGGTCCATGTGCGCCGGGGCGATGCCGCCGCCGCCCTGGCCGCTGCGCCCCACCGCCTGCAGGGCAGCCTGGAAGTGGGCGGGCAGGAGCATTTCTATCTGGAAGGCCAGATTGCCTATGCCCTGCCCATGGAGCAGGAGCAGTGGTGGATTTATTCCAGCACCCAGCACCCGGGCGAGGTGCAGCACTGGGTGGCCCATGCCCTGGGCATTGGCAACCACGCCGTCACCGTGCAATGCCGGCGCATGGGCGGAGGCTTTGGCGGCAAGGAGACGCAATCCGGCCACCTGGCCGTATGGGCTACGCTGGCCGCGCGCAAGTTCCATGCCCCGGTCAAGCTGCGCCTGGACCGAGATGACGACTTCATGGTCACCGGCAAGCGCCACCCTTTCGCCTACGCCTGGGATGTAGGTTTTGACACCACAGGGCGTATCTCCGGCCTGGCGCTGGACATGCTGGCCAACTGCGGCTTCAGCGCCGACCTGTCCGGCCCGGTGGCCGACCGTGCGGTGTTCCATGCCGACAACGCATATTTCCTGTCCGACGTGGCCATCAGCTCCTACCGCTGCAAGCTGAACACCCAAAGCCACACGGCGTTTCGCGGCTTTGGCGGGCCACAGGGGGTGATCGTCATCGAAGCCATCATCGGCGACATTGCCCGCAGCCTGGGCCTGGACGCCCTGGCCGTGCGCCGCCGCAACTACTACGACGCCGACCCGGCCGCCGCCCGCGATGTGACGCATTACCAGATGCGGGTGGAGGACAACATCCTGCTGCCCATCACGCAAAAACTGGAGCAGTCAGCGCGCTACCAGCAAAGGCTGGCGGCCATTGCGACCTGGAATGCCGACAACCATGTGATCCAGCGCGGCATCGCCCTCACCCCGGTCAAGTTCGGCATCAGCTTCACGGCCACGCTGTTCAACCAGGCCGGCGCCCTGGTCCATGTCTATACCGACGGCACGGTGCAGGTCAACCATGGCGGCACCGAAATGGGCCAGGGCCTGCACACCAAGGTGGCGCAAATCGTGGCCGACGAGCTGGGCGTGCCCCTGGCCCAGGTCAAGGTCACGGCCAGCGACACCAGCAAGGTGCCCAATGCCAGCGCCACCGCCGCCAGCAGCGGCACCGACCTCAACGGCCGCGCCGCCCAGTACGCGGCGCGCAGCGTGCGCGACAACCTGGCCGCCTTTGTGGGCGGGCTGGACCAGTGCGGGGCCGGCGCCGTCGACTTTGCCGGCGGTATGGTGCTCACACCCAAGGGCCAACGCGCCTTTGCCGATGTGGTGCAGGCGGCCTACGCCAACCGCATCCAGCTGTGGAGCGATGGCTTTTACCGCACGCCCAAGATCCACTACGACAAGACCACCCTCACCGGCCGGCCCTTTTACTACTTTGCCTACGGCGTGGCCTGCACCGAGGTAGTCATAGACACGCTGACCGGCGAATCCAAGGTGTTGGCCATTGACGTGCTGTATGACGCCGGCCGCAGCATCAACCCCGCCATTGACATCGGCCAGGTGGAGGGCGGCTTCATCCAGGGCATGGGCTGGCTGACTACCGAAGAGCTGGTGTGGAACGACCAAGGCCTGCTGACCACGCACGCCCCCAGCACCTACAAGATTCCGGCCACGGGCGATGTGCCGGAGCATTTCAAGGTGGCGCTGTATGGCGAGGCCAACCGCGAGGACAACGTGGGCGGCAGCAAGGCCGTGGGCGAGCCGCCCTTTATGCTGGCCGTCAGCGTCTACGAGGCCCTGCGCCACGCCATTGCCAGCCACCATTCCAAGCAGGGCCGCACCACGGCCCCGGTACGGCTGCAGGCACCGGCCACGGCCGAGCATGTGCTGCACGCCCTGCAAACACCGTAA
- a CDS encoding diguanylate cyclase domain-containing protein, whose translation MLRFGVALALACMLCLGGLTHFSDVDTLRDERRQQEMAARFVARSLDTRIETYQRVLQSMGQGVHSSMLDSPYVLELLLREDAGYTGIFDTLVMAGYDGSLVSYVPSGEAPADSSALRDVLRRTLNDGKPRVGQQPWEETSPLLGLLLTVPLRQADGAVRGALAGVVRIPPQSLLPQQDDTEDAQDQQFMLLDAEGLLLAHSQTQNQQALGHVPQVLQSHGSAWDRLSSTTTSNADTQLWGTLLLTRVGLPLPRWQVVVVRDVSAPLRGMQRLEPWQWLGLISLAVVMALALLGMLEWLQRRLSRLQARNALALEGAALPQLSSEGVQEAATASPPQMPWPMSEASQADYQPTVGELESALVQMMEAMPMGVIWARGNVLHHASRRAGWLLGMEPGALVGLSLEQLLQGQSGARAWIVQAMESLIGFGQFRSELGWQQPGGRAMGLQVQVVVLQPAELGILWLLEDAESLHQIRGQANWLDAHDRLTGLPNRQTLVHQLQAWCATAAAPTPMALLWVDVDYFTAFNATAGRAAGDEVLRQVAWLLHRERGLEGMAARMEGDAFVLCLRQTQEEGSVQALAWRLCDVAQAWSPRVGPQCYALGLSVGWLRTEVAGVSAPALLRAAEAACREAKQQGQGRAVQGRMQAEPRPQ comes from the coding sequence ATGCTGCGTTTTGGCGTGGCACTGGCACTGGCCTGCATGTTGTGTCTGGGTGGATTGACCCATTTCTCCGACGTTGACACCCTGCGGGATGAGCGGCGCCAGCAGGAAATGGCGGCCCGCTTCGTGGCCCGTTCGCTGGACACGCGCATCGAAACCTACCAGCGCGTGCTGCAGTCCATGGGGCAGGGCGTGCATTCCAGCATGCTGGACAGTCCCTATGTGCTGGAGCTTTTGCTGCGTGAGGATGCGGGCTACACCGGTATTTTTGACACCCTGGTCATGGCGGGCTATGACGGTAGCCTGGTGAGCTATGTCCCATCGGGTGAAGCGCCGGCAGACAGCAGTGCGCTGCGCGATGTGCTGCGCCGCACGCTGAACGACGGCAAGCCCCGCGTGGGGCAGCAGCCCTGGGAGGAAACCAGTCCCTTGCTGGGCTTGCTGCTGACGGTGCCACTGCGCCAGGCGGATGGGGCAGTGCGTGGTGCGTTGGCGGGAGTGGTACGCATTCCCCCGCAAAGCCTGCTGCCCCAGCAAGACGACACAGAAGACGCGCAGGACCAGCAGTTCATGCTGCTGGATGCAGAGGGCTTGCTGCTGGCCCATTCGCAAACCCAGAACCAGCAGGCACTGGGCCATGTGCCGCAGGTGCTGCAAAGCCATGGCAGCGCCTGGGATAGGCTGTCGTCCACCACCACCTCCAATGCCGACACCCAGCTATGGGGCACGCTGCTGCTCACCCGGGTGGGCCTGCCCTTGCCCCGCTGGCAGGTGGTGGTGGTGCGGGATGTGTCTGCACCACTGCGGGGCATGCAGCGGCTCGAGCCCTGGCAGTGGCTGGGCCTGATCAGTCTGGCCGTGGTCATGGCGCTGGCGCTGCTGGGCATGCTGGAATGGCTGCAGCGCAGACTGTCGCGTCTGCAGGCCCGCAATGCCTTGGCGCTTGAAGGCGCAGCGCTGCCGCAGCTGTCCAGCGAGGGCGTGCAGGAAGCCGCCACCGCCTCGCCCCCGCAAATGCCCTGGCCCATGTCCGAAGCCAGCCAGGCCGATTACCAGCCGACGGTGGGTGAGCTGGAGTCTGCGCTGGTGCAAATGATGGAGGCCATGCCCATGGGCGTCATCTGGGCGCGAGGCAATGTGTTGCACCACGCCTCGCGCCGCGCAGGCTGGCTGCTGGGGATGGAGCCCGGCGCGCTGGTGGGGCTGAGCCTGGAGCAACTGCTGCAGGGGCAGAGCGGGGCCAGGGCCTGGATCGTTCAGGCCATGGAAAGCCTGATTGGTTTTGGCCAGTTTCGCAGCGAGCTGGGTTGGCAGCAGCCAGGCGGGCGCGCCATGGGCCTGCAGGTGCAGGTCGTGGTGTTGCAGCCTGCGGAGTTGGGCATATTGTGGTTGCTGGAAGATGCCGAGTCGCTGCACCAGATTCGCGGCCAGGCCAATTGGCTGGATGCGCATGACCGCCTGACCGGCCTGCCCAATCGCCAGACACTGGTGCACCAGTTGCAGGCCTGGTGTGCCACCGCCGCAGCGCCCACGCCCATGGCCTTGCTGTGGGTGGATGTGGACTATTTCACCGCCTTCAATGCCACCGCAGGCCGCGCTGCGGGGGACGAGGTGCTGCGCCAGGTGGCCTGGCTGCTGCACCGCGAGCGGGGGCTGGAGGGCATGGCGGCCCGCATGGAAGGGGATGCCTTTGTGCTGTGCCTGCGCCAGACGCAGGAGGAGGGCAGTGTGCAGGCCCTGGCCTGGCGGCTGTGCGATGTGGCCCAGGCCTGGTCGCCGCGTGTGGGCCCCCAGTGCTATGCGCTGGGCCTGAGCGTGGGCTGGCTGCGGACCGAGGTCGCAGGCGTCAGCGCCCCGGCATTGCTGCGCGCCGCCGAGGCCGCATGCCGCGAAGCCAAGCAGCAGGGCCAGGGCCGGGCGGTACAGGGCCGGATGCAGGCGGAGCCGCGCCCGCAGTGA
- a CDS encoding Crp/Fnr family transcriptional regulator — protein MFHIPSFDPFAHAEVLASGQVLRQRHEHPREVLYIDSGRVLLGVRDEGQMRHQLGLVEGPAWLDAAFVLTERPSCVDMVADSRVRLRRVSLQEFRQGVVALPATVQALVRDMAQGYCQQTETAVSRLAQDAEARCAQWLLRHAQHDSNGAMQVTLHQRKRLIAAQLGIAPETFSRVLRHLREHGLIAGTGNVLNLPHPSALQVVAGS, from the coding sequence ATGTTCCACATTCCGTCTTTCGACCCGTTCGCCCATGCTGAGGTGCTGGCCAGCGGCCAGGTGCTGCGCCAACGGCATGAGCACCCGCGCGAAGTCCTGTACATCGACAGCGGCCGCGTGCTGCTGGGTGTGCGTGACGAAGGACAGATGCGCCACCAACTGGGTCTGGTGGAAGGCCCTGCCTGGCTGGATGCCGCTTTTGTGCTGACCGAACGTCCCAGTTGCGTGGACATGGTGGCCGATTCCCGCGTGCGACTGCGCCGGGTCTCGCTGCAAGAGTTCCGCCAGGGCGTTGTGGCCTTGCCCGCCACAGTGCAGGCCCTGGTGCGCGATATGGCACAGGGCTATTGCCAGCAGACGGAAACCGCCGTCAGCCGCCTGGCCCAGGACGCGGAAGCACGCTGCGCCCAATGGCTGCTGCGCCATGCCCAGCATGACTCCAACGGGGCCATGCAGGTCACGCTACACCAGCGCAAGCGATTGATCGCTGCCCAGCTGGGCATTGCACCCGAAACCTTCTCGCGCGTGCTGCGCCACCTGCGCGAGCACGGCCTCATTGCCGGCACCGGCAATGTGCTGAATCTGCCCCATCCCTCGGCGTTGCAGGTGGTGGCAGGGAGCTAA
- a CDS encoding urate hydroxylase PuuD: MDSYILDWANLLLRWLHVITAIAWVGSSFYFVFLDSSLTPPVDDDLKKQGVSGELWAVHGGGFYHPVKFAVSPPKLPEHLHWFFWESYTTWLSGFALLTVSYLWNANVYLVNPANPLMSPHMAIAAALAFLVVFWLLYDGICRVFGQREKGDAIVGALVLVLVCIAAFLACHLFPGQAAFLLMGAMLATSMSANVFFWIIPGQRTVVADLKAGKPVDPIHGKRGKQRSVHNTYFTLPVLFAMLSTHYGWLNNHPQNWLVLILMMFAGAAIRQFFVMRHGYKLGRNPHPWKYAAVGVLLLIATAVWLKPAPQPATPAVSLAPVGQVVVQGEQPDAAPATSGVESTSGAAAASAGSYENVRAIMQQHCVVCHSSATIAQKNVKFDTPEDVKSHAQQIYAQVVQLRKMPFGNPGALSDEERNSFKRWFESGAAVQ; the protein is encoded by the coding sequence ATGGATAGCTACATTCTCGACTGGGCCAACTTGCTGCTGCGGTGGCTGCATGTCATCACCGCCATTGCCTGGGTCGGTTCCTCGTTTTACTTCGTCTTCCTGGACAGCAGTCTGACGCCGCCAGTGGATGACGACCTCAAGAAGCAGGGCGTCAGCGGCGAGCTTTGGGCCGTGCATGGCGGGGGCTTTTACCACCCGGTCAAGTTCGCCGTCTCGCCCCCCAAGCTGCCCGAGCATCTGCATTGGTTCTTCTGGGAAAGCTACACCACCTGGCTGTCCGGCTTTGCGCTGCTGACGGTGTCCTATCTGTGGAATGCCAATGTCTACCTGGTGAACCCGGCCAACCCGCTGATGTCGCCCCATATGGCGATTGCGGCAGCGCTGGCGTTTCTGGTGGTGTTCTGGCTGTTGTATGACGGCATTTGCCGCGTCTTTGGTCAGCGCGAAAAAGGAGATGCCATCGTCGGCGCTCTGGTGCTGGTGCTGGTGTGCATTGCGGCCTTTCTGGCCTGCCACCTCTTCCCCGGCCAGGCCGCCTTTTTGCTGATGGGCGCCATGCTGGCGACCTCCATGAGCGCCAATGTGTTCTTCTGGATCATTCCCGGTCAGCGCACCGTGGTAGCCGACCTCAAGGCCGGCAAACCCGTGGACCCCATCCACGGCAAGCGCGGCAAGCAGCGCAGCGTGCACAACACCTATTTCACGCTGCCGGTGCTGTTTGCCATGCTGTCCACCCATTACGGCTGGTTGAACAACCACCCGCAGAACTGGTTGGTGCTGATTCTGATGATGTTTGCCGGTGCGGCCATCCGCCAGTTCTTTGTCATGCGCCATGGCTACAAGCTGGGCCGCAACCCCCATCCCTGGAAATACGCCGCCGTGGGCGTGCTGCTGCTGATCGCCACTGCCGTTTGGCTCAAACCCGCACCCCAGCCGGCCACGCCTGCCGTCAGCCTGGCCCCCGTGGGCCAGGTGGTGGTGCAGGGCGAGCAGCCTGATGCCGCTCCTGCAACATCTGGTGTCGAATCGACCTCTGGCGCAGCTGCCGCAAGCGCTGGCAGCTATGAAAATGTGCGCGCCATCATGCAGCAGCACTGCGTGGTCTGTCACAGCAGCGCCACCATCGCGCAAAAGAACGTGAAGTTCGACACGCCCGAAGACGTCAAAAGCCATGCCCAGCAGATTTACGCCCAGGTGGTGCAGCTGCGCAAAATGCCTTTCGGCAACCCAGGTGCTTTGAGTGATGAAGAGCGCAACAGCTTCAAGCGCTGGTTTGAGAGCGGTGCGGCGGTGCAATAA
- the xdhC gene encoding xanthine dehydrogenase accessory protein XdhC has protein sequence MTVVNAWQELQASLVHGPACLVWVERVQGSAPREAGAWMAVPTGLAPGRMEALVGSIGGGHLEYQALAHARAVLQGRAEAGVLRYALGPSLGQCCGGVVHLGYARVQAQDLPHWQHLQRPRMPVAVFGAGHVGQALVRLLQHLPCQTTWVDSRPGMRAETDARAEPAAPWAPRATWVQADPVQDAVADLSPGSRVLILTHSHAEDWEILLACLARQHAVGDLPFLGLIGSASKWASFRRRLIARGLDAAAVDAVHCPMGVPGVQGKEPEVIAVAVAAQLMQTRSL, from the coding sequence ATGACGGTAGTGAACGCATGGCAGGAACTGCAGGCCAGCCTGGTCCATGGCCCCGCCTGCCTGGTGTGGGTGGAGCGGGTACAGGGATCGGCACCGCGTGAAGCGGGTGCCTGGATGGCCGTGCCCACGGGGCTGGCACCGGGGCGCATGGAGGCGCTGGTGGGCAGCATTGGCGGAGGCCATCTGGAATACCAGGCCTTGGCCCATGCCCGAGCGGTTTTGCAAGGCCGGGCCGAGGCCGGCGTGCTGCGCTATGCGCTGGGCCCTAGTCTGGGGCAGTGCTGCGGTGGCGTGGTGCATCTGGGCTACGCCCGTGTGCAGGCGCAAGACCTGCCGCACTGGCAGCATCTGCAGCGTCCGCGTATGCCGGTGGCGGTGTTTGGGGCGGGTCATGTGGGCCAGGCGCTGGTGCGCTTGCTGCAGCACCTCCCCTGCCAGACCACCTGGGTGGACAGCCGCCCAGGCATGCGGGCAGAGACCGACGCCAGGGCCGAGCCGGCTGCGCCATGGGCACCGCGTGCCACATGGGTTCAGGCCGACCCTGTGCAGGATGCCGTGGCCGATCTGTCCCCGGGCAGCCGCGTGCTCATTCTCACGCACAGCCATGCCGAGGACTGGGAGATCCTGCTCGCCTGCCTGGCGCGCCAGCATGCCGTGGGGGATCTGCCTTTTCTGGGGCTGATCGGCAGCGCCAGCAAATGGGCCAGTTTTCGCCGCCGCTTGATCGCGAGAGGCCTGGATGCGGCGGCCGTGGATGCGGTGCATTGCCCCATGGGAGTGCCGGGCGTGCAGGGCAAGGAGCCCGAGGTGATTGCCGTGGCCGTGGCCGCCCAGCTGATGCAGACCCGCAGCCTTTGA
- the uraH gene encoding hydroxyisourate hydrolase, whose protein sequence is MGLSTHVLDTMHGCPAAGMQVKLFATQGDSATLLQTLTLNHDGRTDAPLFDNASLKPGTYRLTFNVAAYFKAKGVQLPEPNFLNQVSLDFGVAHADQHYHVPLLVSPWSYSTYRGS, encoded by the coding sequence ATGGGCCTGAGTACACATGTTCTGGACACCATGCATGGCTGTCCAGCCGCCGGCATGCAAGTCAAGCTGTTTGCCACACAAGGCGACAGCGCCACGCTGCTCCAGACCTTGACGCTGAACCACGATGGCCGCACCGATGCGCCGCTCTTCGACAACGCCAGCCTGAAGCCTGGCACCTACCGGCTGACTTTCAACGTAGCGGCCTATTTCAAGGCCAAGGGCGTGCAACTGCCCGAGCCCAACTTCCTGAACCAGGTGAGCCTGGACTTTGGTGTGGCCCATGCGGACCAGCACTATCACGTGCCGCTTCTCGTCAGCCCCTGGAGCTATTCAACGTATCGGGGGTCTTAG